A window of Halomonas sp. H10-9-1 contains these coding sequences:
- a CDS encoding catalase, with protein MSDSRKQAQCPVTHLTTNAGAPVPTNRDSLTVGPRGPLLAQDNWLNEKLANFVREVIPERRMHAKGSGAFGTFTVTNDITQYTRAKLFSEVGKQTEMFARFSTVAGERGAADAERDIRGFALKFYTEEGNWDMVGNNTPVFFLRDPRQFPDLNKAVKRDPRTNMRSADNNWDFWTLLPEALHQVTITMSERGIPRSYRHMHGFGSHTYSFWNDQGERFWVKFHFRTQQGIDTLTDAEAADIVSTDRESHQRDLYDAIERGDFPKWKMYVQVMPEMEADQMRNNPFDLTKVWYQGDYPLIEVGEFELNRNPENYHVDVEQAAFSPANLVAGIGASPDRMLQARLFNYADAQRYRVGVNHYQVPVNQARCPVFSNQRDGTGRADDNYGSLPHYEPNSHQQWQGQPEFAEPPLKLKGEARHWSFHEDDDNYFEQPGKLFNLMSAEQQQALFDNTARAMGDAAQFIKFRHIRNCHAADAAYGAGVAKALGLDLDQALASKKDDPMYGNPLVALPA; from the coding sequence ATGAGCGACTCAAGAAAACAAGCACAGTGTCCGGTGACACACCTCACCACGAATGCCGGTGCGCCGGTGCCTACCAACCGCGACAGTCTGACAGTCGGGCCACGTGGACCACTGCTTGCTCAGGATAACTGGCTCAATGAAAAGCTGGCCAATTTCGTACGAGAAGTCATCCCCGAGCGTCGCATGCACGCCAAGGGGTCGGGTGCCTTTGGTACTTTTACTGTCACCAATGACATCACTCAGTACACTCGAGCCAAGCTGTTCAGTGAAGTCGGCAAGCAAACTGAAATGTTCGCGAGGTTCAGTACGGTAGCCGGGGAACGGGGGGCGGCGGATGCTGAGCGCGATATTCGTGGTTTTGCGCTCAAGTTTTACACAGAAGAAGGCAACTGGGACATGGTGGGTAACAACACCCCGGTATTCTTTCTGCGTGACCCGCGTCAGTTTCCTGACCTGAACAAGGCCGTCAAGCGTGACCCGCGCACCAACATGCGAAGCGCCGACAATAACTGGGACTTCTGGACCCTGCTGCCCGAAGCGCTGCATCAGGTGACCATCACCATGAGTGAGCGTGGTATTCCGCGTAGCTATCGTCATATGCATGGTTTCGGCTCACACACCTACAGCTTCTGGAACGACCAGGGTGAGCGATTCTGGGTCAAGTTCCATTTCAGGACGCAGCAGGGTATTGATACCCTGACTGACGCTGAGGCAGCTGATATCGTCAGCACCGATCGCGAAAGCCATCAGCGCGACCTGTATGATGCCATCGAGCGTGGCGATTTCCCCAAATGGAAGATGTACGTGCAGGTCATGCCTGAGATGGAGGCGGATCAAATGCGCAATAACCCCTTTGACCTGACCAAGGTCTGGTACCAGGGGGATTATCCGCTGATTGAAGTGGGCGAGTTTGAGCTGAATCGCAACCCGGAAAACTACCACGTGGATGTTGAGCAGGCGGCATTTTCTCCAGCTAATCTGGTGGCGGGTATCGGCGCCAGTCCAGATCGCATGCTACAAGCCCGTCTTTTCAATTATGCTGATGCGCAGCGCTACCGGGTGGGTGTCAATCACTATCAGGTGCCGGTCAATCAGGCACGCTGCCCGGTATTCAGCAATCAGCGTGATGGCACAGGTCGGGCTGACGATAATTATGGCAGCTTGCCGCATTACGAGCCCAACAGTCATCAGCAGTGGCAAGGGCAGCCCGAATTCGCCGAGCCGCCCCTGAAGCTGAAAGGCGAAGCCAGACACTGGAGCTTTCACGAAGATGATGACAATTATTTTGAGCAGCCCGGCAAGCTGTTCAATCTGATGTCGGCTGAGCAGCAACAGGCTCTGTTCGACAACACGGCACGGGCCATGGGGGATGCCGCTCAGTTCATCAAGTTCCGTCATATCCGTAACTGCCATGCCGCAGACGCGGCCTATGGCGCCGGTGTGGCCAAGGCCCTGGGGCTTGATCTTGACCAGGCGCTGGCGTCTAAGAAAGACGACCCCATGTACGGCAACCCTCTGGTGGCCTTGCCTGCTTGA